In Williamwhitmania sp., the following proteins share a genomic window:
- a CDS encoding alpha/beta fold hydrolase: MKAQKAILTALLTLGLFATLNAQPATSGIREEAVSFTRGDATYSGTLSLPANEGIYPLVIMVSGMGNQDREWSFMRGKYKMAKIISDYLNQNGIAVYRYDDRGFGKSTGTAETQTSFDDLAEDVYAAVSTLKEHKEIGKVGLLGHSLGGILSIMAASRHNDIDFIITLSGSYQNGGDIMMEQARTLKRWKTAADMTEEQTIANGEKFVRSWISYSTGGAGLDTMKQILSDLIKFQIEKMPPEIMAKNLQTYKDTADLYQQSLNEVMAYYTSPHQKSFAVYDPAEDFKKVTCPVLILFGEKDKHVVVSSNLPKVAQVLPESLVTDLTIKIIPNADHGYSDAEHIKNGEMVPGTTEFIANWVNSRK; encoded by the coding sequence ATGAAGGCACAAAAAGCTATTTTGACAGCGTTGCTGACTCTTGGACTTTTCGCGACGCTGAACGCTCAACCAGCCACTTCAGGAATTAGAGAGGAGGCAGTTAGCTTTACCAGAGGTGATGCAACCTACTCCGGCACGCTCTCCTTGCCGGCAAACGAAGGCATTTATCCGCTTGTTATTATGGTTAGCGGCATGGGAAATCAGGACAGAGAGTGGTCATTTATGCGAGGCAAGTATAAGATGGCCAAAATCATCAGCGACTACCTGAACCAAAATGGCATTGCCGTGTACCGCTACGACGACCGTGGCTTTGGCAAATCGACCGGAACGGCTGAAACCCAAACCAGCTTCGACGACCTCGCCGAAGATGTGTATGCCGCAGTATCGACCCTAAAGGAGCACAAGGAGATTGGCAAGGTGGGATTGCTCGGGCATAGCCTTGGCGGAATTCTCTCCATAATGGCCGCCTCTCGCCACAATGATATCGACTTTATTATCACCCTTTCGGGATCCTACCAAAATGGTGGCGACATAATGATGGAGCAGGCTCGCACCTTAAAGAGATGGAAAACCGCTGCAGATATGACTGAGGAACAAACTATTGCCAATGGTGAGAAATTTGTTCGAAGCTGGATATCCTATTCAACCGGTGGAGCAGGGCTTGACACCATGAAGCAGATACTAAGTGACCTTATCAAGTTTCAAATTGAAAAGATGCCGCCAGAAATCATGGCAAAAAATCTACAGACATACAAGGACACTGCCGACCTCTATCAACAATCGCTTAATGAGGTGATGGCTTACTATACCTCTCCACACCAAAAATCATTTGCTGTTTACGATCCAGCAGAAGACTTCAAGAAAGTCACCTGTCCCGTTCTTATCCTATTTGGAGAAAAGGACAAGCATGTGGTGGTTTCCTCCAACTTGCCTAAGGTAGCGCAAGTTCTTCCCGAATCGTTGGTAACCGACCTTACCATCAAAATAATTCCCAATGCTGACCATGGATACTCAGACGCGGAACACATAAAAAATGGGGAGATGGTTCCTGGAACAACTGAGTTTATTGCAAATTGGGTCAACTCAAGAAAGTAA